One segment of Metallosphaera cuprina Ar-4 DNA contains the following:
- the upsB gene encoding pilin subunit UpsB produces the protein MTSPKSKALSEFFSVLIVTLIILSLSLPLLYYFNRIVSTQKDLIGNEINNEIQTLNIKVKIIVLGNASTQVYIYNYGSNYLKVQEIINGSNVIETDYPLEPGSLVPLSSILGNITVNRPLLVEINGSLYVIN, from the coding sequence ATGACTTCCCCGAAAAGTAAAGCACTCTCAGAGTTTTTTTCGGTATTAATTGTCACATTAATAATATTATCCCTAAGTCTACCATTATTATATTATTTTAATAGGATTGTTTCTACACAAAAAGATTTGATAGGAAATGAAATAAATAATGAAATTCAGACTTTAAACATCAAAGTAAAGATAATCGTTTTAGGTAACGCCAGTACACAGGTCTACATCTATAATTACGGTTCTAATTATCTTAAAGTTCAAGAGATCATAAACGGAAGTAACGTGATTGAAACTGACTATCCTTTAGAACCTGGTTCCCTCGTACCCCTGTCCTCGATTCTTGGGAACATTACAGTTAATAGACCTTTATTAGTTGAAATAAACGGATCACTCTATGTGATAAATTAA
- the upsA gene encoding pilin subunit UpsA, whose product MKIRKGVSSILGTILIISITLALGALLFGYSKGLFNNLTVNESLYTQFELLSSSSNGMGFLEYTIKNTGNVALHIDLIKIIGNKTDIININSTIQPGEEIQNITQVGSIVSGNYYTVLVIAQTQSGQQYDTVSNVLAVSE is encoded by the coding sequence TTGAAAATAAGAAAAGGAGTATCCTCTATCCTTGGCACAATACTCATAATCTCTATAACCTTAGCATTGGGAGCGCTCCTATTCGGATATAGTAAGGGTCTTTTCAACAATTTGACAGTAAACGAGAGTCTTTATACTCAGTTCGAACTTTTGTCTTCTTCATCTAACGGAATGGGATTTTTAGAATACACTATAAAAAACACAGGTAACGTTGCTTTACACATTGACTTAATAAAGATAATAGGTAATAAAACAGATATTATTAACATAAATTCTACAATTCAGCCTGGAGAGGAGATACAGAATATAACCCAAGTTGGTAGTATAGTTTCTGGAAACTATTATACAGTTTTAGTCATAGCGCAAACACAAAGTGGGCAACAATACGATACTGTTTCCAATGTGTTAGCGGTGAGTGAATGA
- the upsF gene encoding membrane pilin protein UpsF: protein MLRVPFSRRNLYNISDKIARLIGSIGDLYPLDRVSSYKIFYNIIKGSIEVYGGDLGKIKRMANQSWLLLFISIGLEIYILYHFGIQFITLIIAIIMIYLSPVFYTKLKEAEYLAKLKQEAQSFSILVYLNSTLGKSLAESFNDISKSTFFSALHKELELINKYILFNGDTFNEAIQRRIRLLKNHLISKIYSTAISSQFKGISTTLRSLELIKELLNSSKESFNSYVSRSLEITEIMFSIFLLLPIVTIGFQSFSMSGQNTVGNLDLLIIPLFFAPLLYLWISNVQPKMGTRVRMSKYQVIGIALSSFIFLLKLSLLYKFLIVMIIIQIILFPTFLDIINQEKVLSDFPILLREISDFSRLGYGIKLAIKRIDLNRNNFQRATIRFLENIRENINKGRGMTQTYVKNEQIDAFLEILEILDRKGIEGMTVIQELSDLSDSMISARQKLRRDLQSFNVLALITPVLLWFATTSIGSIAHISTGTLNIIDLAYSLTLTALYSKISRFSIVNPPVFIAVAITTIILSLIPGSLILGL from the coding sequence ATGTTACGAGTGCCGTTTAGCAGAAGGAACCTCTACAATATATCAGATAAAATTGCAAGATTAATAGGTAGTATAGGAGATCTCTATCCCCTAGATAGAGTTTCATCATATAAAATATTCTACAATATTATAAAAGGAAGCATAGAAGTTTATGGAGGGGATTTAGGAAAGATAAAGCGGATGGCCAATCAATCTTGGTTATTGCTCTTCATATCTATAGGATTGGAAATTTATATCTTATATCATTTTGGAATCCAGTTCATCACTTTAATTATAGCTATAATTATGATATACTTATCTCCTGTATTCTATACGAAACTTAAAGAAGCTGAGTACTTAGCCAAACTTAAACAGGAGGCTCAATCGTTCTCTATTCTTGTTTACTTGAATTCAACTTTAGGAAAAAGCCTAGCTGAGTCATTTAATGATATTTCTAAAAGTACTTTTTTTAGTGCATTACATAAAGAATTAGAACTTATAAATAAATATATATTATTTAACGGAGATACATTTAATGAGGCAATTCAGAGAAGGATACGTCTTCTGAAAAATCATCTGATATCTAAGATATATTCTACAGCAATCTCTAGCCAGTTTAAGGGAATCTCAACTACACTAAGATCATTAGAGTTAATTAAAGAACTTTTAAATAGTTCTAAAGAATCGTTTAACAGCTATGTATCTAGATCGTTGGAAATTACTGAAATAATGTTTTCGATATTTTTGTTACTCCCTATCGTGACTATTGGATTCCAAAGTTTCTCGATGTCTGGGCAGAATACTGTTGGTAATCTAGATTTACTTATAATTCCTCTATTTTTTGCCCCTCTCCTTTATCTTTGGATATCAAACGTCCAACCGAAAATGGGTACCAGAGTTAGAATGTCAAAGTATCAGGTTATTGGAATAGCTCTCTCTTCATTTATTTTTCTGCTAAAGCTATCCTTGCTATACAAATTTTTAATAGTAATGATTATAATTCAGATAATATTGTTTCCTACGTTCTTAGACATTATAAACCAGGAAAAAGTTCTGTCAGATTTCCCAATTCTACTTAGAGAAATATCAGATTTCTCTAGACTAGGATATGGTATCAAGTTGGCTATAAAGAGAATAGACCTAAACCGAAACAACTTTCAAAGAGCTACTATAAGATTCCTGGAGAATATACGTGAAAATATAAACAAGGGAAGGGGAATGACTCAAACGTATGTGAAGAACGAACAGATAGATGCTTTTCTGGAAATACTAGAAATCTTGGATCGTAAAGGTATAGAAGGAATGACAGTCATACAAGAGTTAAGTGATCTTAGCGATTCAATGATATCAGCAAGGCAGAAACTTAGAAGAGATCTTCAAAGTTTCAACGTATTGGCCCTAATAACGCCCGTTCTACTATGGTTTGCCACTACTTCGATAGGAAGTATAGCTCATATATCAACTGGTACATTAAACATAATAGATCTCGCTTATAGTTTAACTTTGACTGCCCTATACTCGAAGATAAGCAGGTTCTCTATTGTGAATCCTCCAGTTTTTATCGCGGTAGCTATAACTACAATAATACTTTCGTTGATCCCTGGAAGCTTAATATTGGGCTTATAA